In Anaerosporomusa subterranea, the genomic window ATGCTATAGCCGAAGATACTGGCGGCGCGATTAAAGGCAACCGTATTGACATTGCTAAATGGACTGTAGGTGAAGCAGAGAAATTTGGTGTGCAACCTGTTAAGGTTTTTGTTGTCTGAGCGAGCAGTAAACGTATGCAGCAAGACTGAATACAGTTACTCCTGATCGCCTCCCATCTGAGTAACTAAAGAGGCTCGAGCGTAACGCTAGAGCCTCTTTTCGTTTTGCCTTTTTCTAGAGTAACGTAAGGAATCGTAAGAAACATACGATAGAGATTTAACCATTCTTAAACCGACGGTCAGTGCAAAAAAGTGAGAATATTTTCTAAGGAACCGCATTAGTTTTAGCATTGATCTGCTTTTTTCGCATATAGTTTCATTGTGAGGTGATCATGCCATGAGAATCTTATATATTGGCAAACGTCACTTTTTTTTGCTTTTATTACCTGTTATTTTGCTGTTCTACCCATTATATACATACAATGCTGCCCATAAACTAACCGGCAAGGTTATTGTCGTCGATGCCGGTCATGGCGGTATTGATCCTGGCGCAAACCGGCCGGGCGTACGCGAAAAAGATATTAATCTGATGGTTGCATTACAGCTTAAAGAGGTTCTGAATCAGTATGGCGCAAAAATCGCATTGTCCCGCCAAGCAGATATCGAGCTTAGCACTGAGTGTGACAGTGAAAATGTCAAAGGACGCTATCATCGCGATCTGATGGCACGCGTGGAAATGGTCGAAGAATCAGATGCAGATGCCTTTATCAGTATTCACGCCAATGCTGTCGCCAGTGCCAAACGGCACGGCGCTGAGGTATTCTATTATGCCAAGTCGGAATCAGGGAAAGCATTAGCGAATAGTATTCAAGCAGAACTGCGTAAAATTACGCAAGCTCCCCTCACGCCCAGTGCGGCTGGCTACTTTGTATTACGCCGCAACAAAATACCCGCCGTGCTCATCGAAGTAGGCTATATCACAAATAAGGACGAACGTTTGTTATTACAATCTCCAGAATATCAACGAAAGCTGGCTGAGGCAATCGCCGCCGGCATTAACAATTTTTATCAGTAAAAGGGAGGGGCCACTGATGACTAAGCCCCACAGGATGTTTCTAACGGTAGCCCTGCTTGCAGTGATCGTCGGTGTCGCTGAAATGCACCAATCAGAAGACACACACACCATTTCTCAGATTTCTACTAATCAGAAGGTCGTGGCATTGACAATAGACGATGGCCCACATTATAAAATCACCCCAGAGATATTGACAGTTTTAAAAGAAAAACAGGTAAAAGCGACCTTTTTCGTTCTTGGGGTAAATGCCCAACAATCGCCAGCGATTCTGGCTCAGGAAGTAGCTGACGGTCATGAGATTGGTATGCATACCTATAGCCACCCAATATTGACTAAGTTAAGCCCGCAGAAAATCCTCGACGAATTTGATAAAGCCGAAAAAGCGCTTCTGCCAATCGCCCCTAAGCCTACTTTATTCCGTCCGCCTGGCGGCATATATAATTCACGAGTGCTTGAAATCGCGCAACAACGAGGCTATACGACAATTCTATGGTCAATTGATCCGCATGACTGGAGCCGCCCGCCGAGCGAAAAAGTGGTTGACAGAGTATTAGCGGATATTACTCCTGGCAGCATCGTCCTGCTTCACGATGGCCAGTACCCCTTACCCACAGCGCAAGCGCTTAGAACGATTATCGACCGTCTCCGTAAGCTCGGCTATGAATTTGTCACCATCAGCGAGCTATTACAATATAATGAGGTTCGGCATTCCCTCGATTGGTTCCGCTAGTAAAGAAGACTAGGATTCAGATGGATCTTTAACTCCATCTGAATCCTAGTCGCACTTATCTAGGGACATGAAATTCCAAAAGGGAAAAGCCCCGCAAGTTTCGCTCGTCGCGAAATTCGCGGGGCTAGCATTCGTTATCTGCTTTTTAGCTGAATTATCCTGACTCTACACTGCAAATATAATAATATCCGTCCGGCGGATTAGCCTTTGCTTCGTCATTTTGACCAAAGGTTACGCTATTACCAGCAACCTGGGCTGCCAGCCACAGATGATACAACGCAATACCCATATCCACTTGATTCATCTTTTCATAAATCAAAGCCTTCAGGAAATTCGTTTTAACACAATATGCATGAAGCAGACGATGATCGCCAGTGAAAAACCAAGGCTGGCTGTTTGTCGCTGACGGAGCTAAGCGCACTGGTTCGAGCAAATCGTCCAAGCCGATTGTATTGCTAATTTTATCCAACGGTTTTCGTTTGAACTCTTGTATGCTGTTGCGGTATAAGGGCTCTTTTGCCATACCAAAAGACATAACAATGACAAATTCCAGCTCAGAGCTGGCTCGCACTTCGTTCGTCGGCCTGGGGATTCCCTGCCAACAACTACCGATGCCCTTAGCAGACAGAAACAAATCGAGTTGTTGCAGCATAAAACCGATGTTGGTCAAATAGCCTGCCTTGTTCTCCGAAAAGGCGACAAGATAATGCGGCGCCTTAATGCGCAACAGATTATGATGCACCTCTGTTTGCGATACAAATTTCATTGCGGTCTTTATTGTAGCATCAAGTGGCTGCAAAGATCGAACAAATTCCGTTATCTCTGCCATCGTACTATCCGCTAACGGAGTGAGGTCATACTTGCGAATCGACTTACGCTGGAATACTACTGAATGTAAATCGTTGTTATCCATACTGCCCCCCTATTAGAGCGTGTTTCAAAAAACACGCAACCATAAAAAAGAGAGGCTGTTAGAAAATGCCCAGATGCTAGGCGCGACGAGGATTACGCAGCGCCGCGTACGATACGGGTACGCAAGCAAGTAACCGCAGGAGCAACAACGCAGATGGGCGTTTTCTAACAGCCTCCTATCATCGTTCGGATAGGCGGTCGAGCGCCAGCAGCAAACCATGAAGTAATGCCTGCGGCTTGGGCGGACAGCCTGGTACATAGATATCAACTGGGACAAGGTCGTTGACTGCGCCGCGAATCGCGTAGGTCTGGCCGAAAGTCGCTCCGCCAGCGGCGCATGCACCCACGGCCATTACCAGCTTCGGCTTAGGAACGGCTTCATAAGTCATCAAGAGCGCCTGAGTCAGATTGCGGGTGACAACTCCAGTCACCATTAACATATCGGCGTGCCGTGGCGAAGCCACGAAATCAATACCATATTGCTGCAAATCATAAAGAGGATTGCTAAGAGCATTCATCTCAAAATCACACGCATTGCAAGAACCGGCATCCACATGCCGGATCTGCAGCGAGCGGCCGAGAACTGAGAGTATCCGATGGCGCAGCCCCTGTCCGGCGGGTTCAGCTAACTGTCCGGCGAGGCTAGCCAGGCGATACTCACCACTCTGCTTAATACCGCCGTGTTCACACTGTTCTACACAATGACCACAAAAGATGCAGGTATTGTAGTCAATGGTTAAATGATCGTCCTGCCGCGTAATCGCTCCCACCGGACAAGCGGCGGCACAGCGGCGGCAGTCAGTACAGGCGGACGCTTGCACCATAACTGCGCCACGGGCGCGCGGTGCAGGCGAAGCAGCGTCATATCTTTCAGTTACCGTTCCGGTATAGAGAATTTTACGCAAGATATTGATCACTAGAATTCCCTCCTAACGGTCCAAGCAAGCATAACAGAGTTCAAAACTTTTATTAATGAGGGGAAAGTCAGGAATGATATCCCCAGGCACCGCAACCGTCAGTGACGGCCAGTTAGAGTAGGAAGCAGAACGGACAAAGCAACGGTAAACTGTATTGTCTTTTCCAGTCATCAGCCAATGGATGTTAGCGCCACGAGCTGATTCACTCCAGCCAAATGCCTGCTTATATGCCGTGATTGGCGGCAGCTTCAGGCAAAGCGCTGGCGGCGCATCGGCTAGTCGCGCCACAGCTTGCCGAATAATTGCGATGGACACTACTACTTCATCAGCTCTGACCCATAATCTTGCGGCGACGTCACCATCCTTATAAACAGGAGTCCGAAAATCCAGCTCATTATAACAGGCGTAAGGATGATCATGCCGCAGATCCTCGGCTACGCCTGAGGCTCGAGCAGCTACCCCCACCACCCCTAAGTCCAAAGCGGCTTGATGAGGTAAAATGCCAGTTGTCTCAACCCGATTTAGGAAGGCCTCATTTTCTCGTAATAAAGCCATCAGTTCGGCAAAATCAGTTTCAATCGCTGCCAATTCAACAACAAGGTCTATTGCCATCGCGGCCGGGAGATTGAGTGTGACCCCGCCGGGAACCACCCAGCCCCGCAAAAAGCGATTGCCGCTGATAGTCTCATTGATCCGCATCAGCTTTTCTTTGAGCCGGGCGCCATGGCTAGTGCCCACGGCAAATCCCAAACCGGCGCAAAGGTTGCCAACATCGCCGATATGATTGTACAGTCTCTCTAACTCAGCGGCGATAACGCGAATCAATTGAGCGCGATAGGAAATCTTGATTTCTGCCAGTGATTCAACCGCCTGACTGAACGAAATCGCGTGTGATACCGAGCAGGCGCCGCAGATCCGCTCAACAGACAAAATTGCTCGCTCGATCGGCATACCTTCTACCGATTTTTCAATGCCGCGGTGGGTGAAAAATAACTTCGCCTCCAGATTAATGACACTCTCACCCGCCTGGCTAAATCGAAAATGCCCAGGCTCAATGATACCAGCATGGATCGGACCAACTGGGACCTCAAATACACCTTCGCCAGCTACGCACGGGATTGGATAGGATTCATCAGCTGTATCAATATGGCTTTGATTGAAGTCCCTGCGCAACGGATATAGCCCTTCCGGCCAATTTTCATGCAACACCAGCCGACGTAAATCCGGATGTTCCAGCGGTGTAAGGCCAAATAAATCGTGTATTTCCCGTTCATACCAAGCGGCCGCCGCAGTCAGTGGCGTCAACGAAGGGAACTCTAACGGCCCAGAAGCAGGCACTACCGCCCGCAGCAGACGAAACGGAGTTTTCGGTGCTTCCCGTTCAGCAAATAGACAATATATAGCGAAACAGTTATCTAGCTCTCGCTCATCGTTGGCAAACATGGCAATAAGCTGACTCTTGCCGCCTCGATAGATAACATTTGCTGCAGCCCGCAGACCTGCAGCCGAGATATTCTGAACTGAAACAAGACTCATGGACATCAACCTCCCGTCACAAGCGCCGCTGCCAGGGTCAATACAGATCCCAGCCAGGGCGGCAGATAAAAACCGGCAGCCAGAACTATACAGATCGATAAGCCAATTGCCAGTGAGGCAGAGGCCGACGGCGAGTTAATCGGCTTTTTGGGCGCCGCGCCAAAACAGATTCCCATCGCATAATAGATCATACCGGCAAACACAGCACCTAACAGAAGTAGGTATAGACCGGCAAGCAAGGGACGCCCGTCGTCAACGACTGCTTGGATAATCAAAAATTTGCTGGTAAATATGCCAAATGGCGGCATGCCCGTAATAGCCAGTAAGCCGACAAAGAACAGACCGCCTAGTAAGGGGGCCGAACTGATTAATCCACGGATTCGCATCAGCTGCTTTGTGCGATATTCTTGTGTAATCGTACCTGCTAAATAGAACAACGCCGATTTGGTTAAGGCATGGTAAAG contains:
- a CDS encoding N-acetylmuramoyl-L-alanine amidase family protein — its product is MRILYIGKRHFFLLLLPVILLFYPLYTYNAAHKLTGKVIVVDAGHGGIDPGANRPGVREKDINLMVALQLKEVLNQYGAKIALSRQADIELSTECDSENVKGRYHRDLMARVEMVEESDADAFISIHANAVASAKRHGAEVFYYAKSESGKALANSIQAELRKITQAPLTPSAAGYFVLRRNKIPAVLIEVGYITNKDERLLLQSPEYQRKLAEAIAAGINNFYQ
- a CDS encoding polysaccharide deacetylase family protein, whose amino-acid sequence is MTKPHRMFLTVALLAVIVGVAEMHQSEDTHTISQISTNQKVVALTIDDGPHYKITPEILTVLKEKQVKATFFVLGVNAQQSPAILAQEVADGHEIGMHTYSHPILTKLSPQKILDEFDKAEKALLPIAPKPTLFRPPGGIYNSRVLEIAQQRGYTTILWSIDPHDWSRPPSEKVVDRVLADITPGSIVLLHDGQYPLPTAQALRTIIDRLRKLGYEFVTISELLQYNEVRHSLDWFR
- a CDS encoding nitroreductase family protein, coding for MDNNDLHSVVFQRKSIRKYDLTPLADSTMAEITEFVRSLQPLDATIKTAMKFVSQTEVHHNLLRIKAPHYLVAFSENKAGYLTNIGFMLQQLDLFLSAKGIGSCWQGIPRPTNEVRASSELEFVIVMSFGMAKEPLYRNSIQEFKRKPLDKISNTIGLDDLLEPVRLAPSATNSQPWFFTGDHRLLHAYCVKTNFLKALIYEKMNQVDMGIALYHLWLAAQVAGNSVTFGQNDEAKANPPDGYYYICSVESG
- the nuoB gene encoding NADH-quinone oxidoreductase subunit B family protein; its protein translation is MINILRKILYTGTVTERYDAASPAPRARGAVMVQASACTDCRRCAAACPVGAITRQDDHLTIDYNTCIFCGHCVEQCEHGGIKQSGEYRLASLAGQLAEPAGQGLRHRILSVLGRSLQIRHVDAGSCNACDFEMNALSNPLYDLQQYGIDFVASPRHADMLMVTGVVTRNLTQALLMTYEAVPKPKLVMAVGACAAGGATFGQTYAIRGAVNDLVPVDIYVPGCPPKPQALLHGLLLALDRLSER
- a CDS encoding NADH-quinone oxidoreductase subunit C gives rise to the protein MSLVSVQNISAAGLRAAANVIYRGGKSQLIAMFANDERELDNCFAIYCLFAEREAPKTPFRLLRAVVPASGPLEFPSLTPLTAAAAWYEREIHDLFGLTPLEHPDLRRLVLHENWPEGLYPLRRDFNQSHIDTADESYPIPCVAGEGVFEVPVGPIHAGIIEPGHFRFSQAGESVINLEAKLFFTHRGIEKSVEGMPIERAILSVERICGACSVSHAISFSQAVESLAEIKISYRAQLIRVIAAELERLYNHIGDVGNLCAGLGFAVGTSHGARLKEKLMRINETISGNRFLRGWVVPGGVTLNLPAAMAIDLVVELAAIETDFAELMALLRENEAFLNRVETTGILPHQAALDLGVVGVAARASGVAEDLRHDHPYACYNELDFRTPVYKDGDVAARLWVRADEVVVSIAIIRQAVARLADAPPALCLKLPPITAYKQAFGWSESARGANIHWLMTGKDNTVYRCFVRSASYSNWPSLTVAVPGDIIPDFPLINKSFELCYACLDR